TAGTGGTGAGCACCAGCATCAAAGACCTGCTTTTCAGGCTGTGCAGGGCAACAACTGTTTGTGCTGGTTTTACGTGGCCTTGAGCACAGTGTGATGCCGAGCATCGCTGTCCATTCTCACTATGTATAGGGAAAGAATACAGTGTTCATTCGCTCTGTTCAACATAGTACATAATTCTATATTGTTCGACAACACCCTCGGTGACACTAACCTCTCTGGTGATCCATCGCAATGGCAACATGCATCGTGATTCCGATGCAACTGCCAAGGGTGACGAGCAGATAGCTCAAAAGGTGGTTGGCTTTTCTTTGGCTGGGATGCTAGAGCCAACAATTGGTGGAGCTTCCTAGTATGTAGTGGCTGGTGTGCACGGGGTTGATGAGAAGGCATCTGGACTTCTGTGGCAGCATATGCACCTTTTCCCATATTAGTGATTCTAGGCAGACTCTGGGTGTGGTCGTTTCCAGTGAGCCCGACCCACGGGCATCGATGTCACATGCAGTAGACCGCCATTGGTGTCGCAACACCCAGCACAGCTGCTCGATGACGACGGGGCAGTGGTTTCCATGTGGTCATCTTCTATGGATGCTATGCCATGGTGGTTTTCGTATCTCTCATCGACACCAAGAATCGAACTATGTTTTGGGTGGTTCAGGTGTCGTGAAACATGAAATCACTCTAATTACTGAGGGTAGTTCTGATTGTTTCTTCACTGTAGTTTCCTATACATCTGGCTATGACATGATGGGTTGCAGCACCAAGGTGCAGGACATTGATGCTTGGGGTCGGGATGCCTTCCATGTTGCATGTGTCATTCATAGACCCAGTTCGTGGCACAATCAAATTGGACTTCACCTTGCTGCCATAACCTACTCTCAACATACAGCACATGCAGATCAATTGGAATGTGGATGCTCTGTACTGTGTAGTATCATCCTGTATGCCAATGTCGACACAGCCACTGGGTGTCACGATGCCACCCCTGGGTAGTGCGACATCGCTTCCTTCGGGCTTCTATGTAGTGCTACCGCCCAAAGGAAATTTGGCCTTAGATTTCAGTTCACATGGCTTCTCACTAATTTATGGCTAGTGGTCTTTTGTCTGTATCGTCGCATAGATGTAGTTTTCCAAGATGTGGAAAGCACACGTTAATTCAGGGTATTTGTGAACATTCATTACCGTTTGTTGGCACCACACTTCATGCTCCAGTATTTTCTGTAGGGTCTTTGTATGCTCACGTGTGAGCTCTTTCATTAAACACGGCCCTTCACCATACAGACGTCCCATGTTACATTTGACTTCTAACTTCAGGCCATGGCCACAGATAATGCTGTATCATAACTAGCGAGCCGCAGTAAAAATAGTTCGTGTCGCTATACAATTCATAAGCCTGACTGGGACGAGCTCTGGCTCCATAGCGGGACATGCAGGTCCACGAGAACACATATAAGAGTGCCATGGATATGTAAAGACAATCTTACCAGTAAACCCAGAATATTTCATCCATAGTTGGCACATTCCTAGAGAGTCAAATCCCTACTGCCTACTAGCCatgtggcgacgtcacgaccttAACGAGTATCTGGTTTTTTATTACACCGATTCTATCCACTAGTTGGTGCTTTAAAACTCATCAGCTCATCAAATCGACCACTAGGGGCGGCAGGGGAgtcaaggttaaaaaaaaatccattaattaTTGTGAATAAATCTTTATagacatttttaatgaaaaaataaatcataaacacattaaaataaccCATTTCTGAAATCATAAAAAAGATTTGTGCACTTTTCTTTCAAATTTCTTATGGTTTCTTAACATGATTCTAATAATTCCATATTCCTTACTCCTTTCATACTATATTCATGCTTTatccaaataaacattttttttagcacAACAACATAGTCGACTGTGCTCTGATTGGTATTTCACACAATTCAGCTGGTCAAAACAactacacgacaatcataaacaaCTTCACTGTTATACATTTGAGTCATATTTTAAGTACATGGCTAAATGTTAATTCTAGTTTTTCAATTGTAAATCCTCTTTCATCTGacattcttaaaatatttgttttagacAGTCTCTTTCGCTCCCTAGGAGTTGTAAAAGCTAGTACCAAATGAACGTAGATCAGAAAGTCTTGGCAACTCTCATATGGGCGAAGAGAACGACTTTGCCATGGTGTCGGCTCTTTGACGTATTGTACTGTAAACCGCCAGCACGCTCTACATACATAAAAAAGACATGATGTAATTAAAACACTtttcaacaaatatatatatttatatagtttagaATTAGTCCTCGGCGGATGGATATGTAGCACACTATTGATGATCGCGCGGATGGCTACCTACCTCGAGACCGTTCGTCACACACGCAATACTGCACTCGGGTGCGATCACTTTACACATGGTTCACTGACCAATGCACTGCCCACGAAGGTATTGTGGTGAGGGGCGGCGATGGGCAACAGCGACATCAGCGACTGGGGAGAGCCCGACGGACGTCGTCACTCTAGTTTGGCTTTCAGCAGAACACTGTATTATTGTCTCAATATAATTTCAGAACAATTTCATATCCAACCCCAATACTAAGGGGGCCTAAACTATGGAAAAGTTGACTGAGGGAGTCTTTATCACAAGGACTTCATGTCAGGATGCAGGAGAGCATTCACCTGTGGAAATGAAGGTCTCAAGCTACCCTGAGGTTCCAGTAGAGACTAAGGTTGAGAAAGGAGCGAGTGACTAACTAACTGTAAACATCATGAAACTTAATATAActcttgaaaaaatatttaaatttttggaatttttatataCCAAGAATAAAAACAGACATATAAAATGCTGAATTATAATAGAAACATATTTTGATCAATATCTATACAAATTTTAATCAGAAGAAATTTACCAAAAATGTCCCAAATAATGAATTTGTATTAAGGATGTGTTATTCTAACGAAGTACGAAAATGTAATATACATATAAgcataaataagtaaattattcagACTTTACTCAGTGATGCAAAGATTTTAATGATGACCTATCTTTAAACACATATTACATATAAATACAGAATAGGAAAAAATAGCACCAGTTACATTGCATGAATGGATTTCATCATGAATTTACCAAATAGAAAAATCTTATATCCACCactacattaattattttaattattacacaCTCGACTTATAACAGCGAAGCTAGCGATCATGTAACAACGACATCTGTCCATGTCCAATGCTGCAGCTCCGCCGGCGACACGACAGCGGAAAGCGCTCGCCGCAGACGCCGCGACCTCGCGCACCAGGACGTCGAAGAGAAGGATCCTCCTCGCCCCCTCACTCGTCATCCAGCTCGGGGAAGGGCGTCTGCGTGCTCGCGTTGCAGGTCAGCAGGCTGTTGGTCGACGAGTGGCAGTCGCTCGCCGAGCCGGACGCCCCTGAGGTCAGCCCCGCCGTCGAGTCGCGGCTCCCCGCCGATCCCTGCTCCCCGGGTCTTTCGGCGTGGAGGCCGTCGGGCGGGGCGTAGTGGCTGGACGTCTGCGCATTCCCCATTCGTTCTTCGGCAACACTTTGGATTGTAAAACCTGTACTACTGAGAAATCAGATTGTTTACAGATCTAGAGGAAAGGACAATaactatttttgaagtgaaacttctttcatgagggggctacaattttcgatgGTTACAAAAAATTACGATCTCActaggggaatagttaggtaagtgctgggggaaccggtagaggagagtgcgtcagcggcgacgccactccaaacGCATGCACTAGTGGTCGAATGGGAAGAGGACAAGGGGGAGGAGGATAGGTACGTAGCTATAACGGCCATAAGGGGAGTAGGCAGAGGAGAGGTAgcaatgacgcagcagtgatgctacggaattctcgtaacgctgcttgtgtttgacTACTCTTCAGTTTTCGTAAAAGGCTAACGATTGAGGCTACCATATTTCTcttgtttaattttaagtatctacagTTTacttattcgtgtggaaaagtgTTATGGATTTGTGCAATCAactttataagtataatttatttttatgtgaatagtatgactgaaaatgtaaaaaagacgTATGcacttaagaggttagctttataagtgtaatataATCTTGCTATGTGaacattttaatttgaaatgtgaAAAGGACTTAGAGACTTGTAAGATAGAcattataagtgtaatttttgtTCGATGGGAgtgttttcattttattcagctggagatcgtgatttaaaATCATGCCTAAAAgtaataaaaaggcagaagcagataagaggtattatcaaaggcaactgGGGGATAAACCGacaaaagaggcgccaaaaagttCCAGTGAatggatgcgagagtacaggatGCGAagaaaggcaattttttttttttcattttagatcATACctacatccttactattctcaattattaattcttgtacagtaaaaaaatactaagaatttatctctatatatacctaataaacaagaagttttacttctgtcgCACATGGTCTCTACGCACACATTTTTATGTTTCAATGGTGGCtctatagtattttttattgGAAAACTAAGAAAGCTGGCCGTAGCACTGTCTCAGGTTGAAGGATACCTGAAGCACCGTTGTGCCCACGCATACCGAAGGACTAGACTTGGGAGTGGGTACTCGAGGTGGTTGGCCCTCCAGTGCCATGCTAGTTGTGGAAGCCTTGGACTGTTGTATGCTCCTCTTATCCAAGCATGATGCCCCTACAGCATTTCGCGGTGTGCCATGACCAAGGTTTCAGCTGCCGTGGTTAcaatacataattaaatacacATACGGTAACCCTACTTTATTGGCACAAAGTTTTAAACAACTGCTTCGAGTGTGCAAAAATCCACTTGAAATATGAAAGAAAATActcaataattcacttgaacgacaaaactaaacaaaattcaCACAATAGGAGTTCCGGAGGTTCAAAAATAAGTGTATCAAACATGGCAACGAAAAACTTGCGAAGAATCTTACAGTTGTGTGATTTTCTACTTCATAAGTTATTCCCCATCTTGTTTTCCCCCACCCAGCACCCCATTGCTGTGCATAGCACTTTTGGTTACGCTCTAATAGCGGCTGGAAAGAAGTTTCAGTTGTTAATCCTCGAGTAAAATGCCAGGAATGGAATCAATGTCGTCGTGGTGCTAAAAGCACAGGTAGCGGATTCCCAAAGAATAATATTATTGCATTAGAACAACAGGATGGCGTGTGTTGGATGAAGTAGACTAGATGTTAGAACCGGGAAATCCCGGTCCCAAAAGTTCCGAGAGTTCCCGGCACTTTTGAAATCGTAAAAGAACCAGGAATTAAAAATCATTCCTGGTTATTTCAGTACTGTCAGGAATCGACATCGACAACATAAAATTTCGTTTTTATTGCGCGCTAAGGTTACTTTCACTTGCTATTTTCCTCTGGTGAGGCAATCTCTGAGGGCTGGAGCGGGCTGCTCAGTCGCCAGCCGGTGTTCGGACTGCTGAGTGTACCTGTGGTGTAGCGCCAGTACTCTTTACAAAaccgtacattttttttaaaaagtacgttatgaaaagaataaatgttattttaagttacTAAATCTGTGATTTTTGCACGGGTTAACATGATTacttgtttcaatattttttccaAAGTTAAAGTTTGAGAGCAAGGCTGagaataaagtgatttgttcatGTTAGCAGATACATTCTGCAATAAAAAATCGTACcattgatgtttattttttttttcatttttgatcatTAAAACTTCTTCAATCATAGACTGCtgaccattattaaaaaaaaaaaaaaaaaacctacctagTATCGAAAGTACTGggaattctcggttccgttgaagactagtaCGGAAATCCTCGGTTGTGAAGCTAGGTTAGCCTGGCGGGGACGTACTTGCGCCATGTCGGCGGGGCCGAGGACCGCGCTGTTGCGCACGAAGCAGCCGGCGGTCTCCCTGGGCAGGCTGGCGGGCCTCTGGTAGAGCGGCAGCGCCCTGCGCTCCTGCTGGCGCCGCTGGAAGGCCCGGGACGGCCGGCGCAACTCCACGGCCTCGAGGAACTCGCGGTAGCTGGCGGGGCAGGCCTCGCCGTCTCGCAGCGGGCAGCGGGGTACCTGCGGCCGGCAGCCCAGCGAGCGGGCCTTCTGCTCGAGCTCGGCCGGGTCCCCGGGAGCCGCGGAGCCGCGCAGCGCCGAGTAGGACAGCCCGTCGCTCAGCAGCTCCTGCACGCTGGCGGGAGACACCAGCTCGCGCAGCTCGGGCTCGCCGTGCGCGCCGCGCAGCGCCAGCAGGTGCTCGGCCGGCACCAGGCCGAACCTCACGCACCTCATCAGCGCCGGCAGGTGCGGCCGGCGCGCGTCCCAGTCGGCCAGCAGCCACAGCGAGGCCGCGAACAGCACCTGCGACCACCGACCAGCGTGGCAGGGATGGTTACTGAACCCTCcaagggtgtccacagttagtactttcgtactacatccagtaatttttataacttttttagtggtctagtacatttacgctcagatatagtacttttttctttaatataataatattacagtaactccaatatgttttattattaagcgtaattattttcaaaaactatggaatgtatgtgtgtgtggtgtgtgatatttaagttcgagcattgaaATGTCATAATAAcatcctaaattgttaaaaccataacaaattataatttagtactttttttttaatcgagtACTTTTTTCTTGTCTAATtcggtacgaaatattttttccttgtggacacccggCCTCCCCCTGGTCTTTTAATCAATGAGGAAGCATCATTTTCAAGTCTGGGCAGGGGCGCAAGTTACCTTAACTACGCCActgagtagatgtatatagtatgtatgagggcaccagtgggtggtgggggatccggggatccgatccagacaccttaaggcttcgcttcatcacccatgttggattacgtcacttccgccggccatacacgcacgaaaaagtgtcccgttacgttcatcagccatgtacgcacgaaaaaatgtcccgttacgttcatcagccatgtacgcacgaaaaaatgtcccgttacgacggacagaccagctcgccaggacgtctcgctatgaaaagtattaggcggtaataaacagccaggaggtaacgaatataagcct
Above is a genomic segment from Bacillus rossius redtenbacheri isolate Brsri chromosome 7, Brsri_v3, whole genome shotgun sequence containing:
- the LOC134534443 gene encoding uncharacterized protein LOC134534443 produces the protein MSARSRPRLPKKRSGDADSAGGRRKAEDGARRTRFDWSRVKVPAKRDFVDYVHGKAVNFEQPDVRVVAGDLEFNCHAAVLRSYSGFFRENTAPCAVLPPAAASSATFSALYDWMLAAGEDAHSVLNRDNVVDVLASARRLRVPGLARLCERLLADETLFPEYAAFCVMVDAGGREGLDDVRDLMLPRVSRCFLHLVATDDFARLSADEACRLLGSDHIAVHGELEVLFAASLWLLADWDARRPHLPALMRCVRFGLVPAEHLLALRGAHGEPELRELVSPASVQELLSDGLSYSALRGSAAPGDPAELEQKARSLGCRPQVPRCPLRDGEACPASYREFLEAVELRRPSRAFQRRQQERRALPLYQRPASLPRETAGCFVRNSAVLGPADMAQTSSHYAPPDGLHAERPGEQGSAGSRDSTAGLTSGASGSASDCHSSTNSLLTCNASTQTPFPELDDE